The Anaerolineae bacterium genome includes a window with the following:
- the mutY gene encoding A/G-specific adenine glycosylase, with translation MPSPIAQQLLEWYARRRRSLPWRDHPDPYAVLVAEVMAQQTRLETVLPYFQRWMARFPTVEALARAEDQEVLALWEGLGYYRRARHLHRAAREIVARHDGHVPADPRDLMALPGIGPYTAAAVASIAFGRDVPVVDGNVLRVFARLFAVEAPVDTAAGRRTIERLAAEHLPPGQASAYNQALMDLGAQICTPRQPQCARCPLRDLCRAYAQGEPTAYPRRKPKRPTPHYTVTAAVIRRDGQVLLAQRPAEGLLGNLWEFPGGKVEPGESLEEALVREIHEELAATVQVEAPFGVYRHAYSHFKVTLHAFLCRLVAGEPRPVEAQTVRWVPLAALDEFPMGKIDRRIARRLQKEAARS, from the coding sequence ATGCCCTCCCCAATAGCCCAACAGTTGTTGGAATGGTACGCCCGGCGCCGGCGCAGCCTCCCCTGGCGTGACCATCCTGATCCCTACGCGGTGCTGGTGGCCGAGGTGATGGCCCAGCAAACGCGTTTGGAAACGGTGCTGCCTTACTTTCAACGGTGGATGGCCCGCTTCCCGACGGTGGAGGCCCTGGCCCGCGCCGAGGACCAAGAGGTCCTCGCCTTGTGGGAAGGGTTGGGCTATTACCGTCGCGCCCGCCATCTGCATCGTGCTGCCCGGGAAATCGTCGCCCGCCACGACGGGCATGTGCCTGCCGACCCTCGCGACCTGATGGCCCTGCCCGGCATCGGGCCATACACCGCCGCCGCCGTGGCCTCCATCGCCTTTGGCCGCGATGTCCCCGTGGTGGACGGCAATGTGCTGCGCGTGTTCGCCCGCCTGTTTGCCGTAGAAGCCCCCGTGGACACCGCTGCCGGACGGCGGACGATAGAACGCCTGGCGGCCGAACATTTGCCCCCCGGTCAGGCGTCGGCTTACAACCAGGCTCTGATGGACCTGGGCGCCCAGATTTGCACGCCGCGCCAGCCCCAATGCGCCCGGTGCCCCCTGCGCGACCTTTGCCGCGCCTACGCCCAGGGCGAGCCCACGGCCTACCCCCGCCGCAAGCCCAAGCGCCCCACGCCCCACTACACTGTGACCGCGGCTGTCATCCGCCGCGACGGGCAGGTGCTCCTGGCCCAGCGCCCGGCCGAGGGTTTGCTGGGCAACCTGTGGGAGTTTCCCGGCGGCAAGGTAGAGCCCGGCGAATCCTTGGAAGAGGCCCTGGTACGGGAAATCCACGAAGAACTGGCCGCCACCGTGCAGGTCGAGGCGCCTTTTGGCGTCTATCGTCACGCGTACAGCCACTTCAAAGTAACACTGCACGCTTTTCTGTGCCGTCTGGTGGCGGGCGAACCGCGCCCCGTGGAGGCCCAGACCGTGCGCTGGGTGCCTTTGGCCGCGCTGGACGAGTTTC
- a CDS encoding RNA 3'-terminal phosphate cyclase encodes MLYIDGSHGEGGGQILRTALALSLLLQRPIRVTNIRAGRSKPGLRPQHLAAVQAAARIGQAQVEGASPGSQEITFHPQGVRGGNYHFAIPTAGAATLLLQTVLLPLALAGETSTLRLQGGTHVPWSPTYEYLAWHFAPFVERLGLRLRVQLVKAGFYPKGGGEMIVHIRPAEEPLRPLRLTERGALLRVRGLSAVANLPDHILRRQKHQALRRLQGLPCPLKVRSERLPSPGQGTVVVLRAEAEQGAGCFTALGAKGKPAERVADEAAHALLAYLESHAAVDAHLADQILLPLAFAAEPSVFTTEAITNHLRTLAWLLETFGVARVLLDEGPPPRVEVHPLSA; translated from the coding sequence ATGCTCTACATTGACGGTTCCCACGGCGAAGGCGGCGGCCAGATTCTTCGTACGGCGTTAGCCCTGAGCCTGCTGTTGCAGCGCCCCATCCGGGTGACCAACATCCGCGCCGGGCGGAGCAAGCCGGGCCTGCGGCCCCAACACCTGGCCGCGGTGCAGGCCGCCGCCCGCATCGGCCAGGCTCAGGTGGAAGGTGCGTCTCCGGGCAGCCAGGAGATCACCTTTCATCCCCAGGGCGTGCGCGGAGGGAATTACCACTTCGCCATTCCCACCGCAGGAGCCGCCACCCTGCTGTTGCAAACGGTGCTCCTGCCCCTGGCCCTGGCCGGGGAGACCTCGACCCTGCGCCTGCAAGGCGGCACTCACGTTCCGTGGAGCCCCACCTACGAGTACCTGGCCTGGCACTTTGCGCCTTTCGTGGAGCGGTTAGGGTTGCGCCTGCGGGTGCAACTGGTGAAGGCTGGCTTCTACCCCAAAGGCGGCGGGGAGATGATCGTGCACATCCGTCCGGCCGAGGAACCGCTACGGCCCCTGCGGTTGACCGAGCGCGGGGCGTTGCTGCGGGTGCGGGGGCTCTCGGCCGTGGCCAACCTACCCGATCACATCCTGCGACGCCAGAAACACCAGGCGCTCCGCCGCCTGCAGGGGCTTCCCTGTCCGCTCAAGGTGCGCAGCGAGCGCCTACCTTCGCCGGGCCAGGGCACGGTGGTGGTGCTGCGGGCCGAGGCCGAGCAGGGCGCCGGTTGCTTCACGGCCTTAGGCGCCAAAGGCAAACCGGCCGAACGGGTGGCCGACGAGGCCGCCCACGCCCTGTTGGCCTATCTGGAAAGCCACGCCGCGGTGGATGCGCACCTGGCCGACCAGATTCTGCTCCCCCTGGCCTTTGCCGCCGAGCCCTCCGTGTTCACCACCGAAGCGATCACCAACCACCTGCGCACCCTGGCCTGGTTGCTGGAAACCTTCGGCGTGGCTCGCGTTCTCCTTGACGAAGGCCCGCCCCCACGGGTCGAAGTGCATCCGCTTTCCGCCTGA
- a CDS encoding GNAT family N-acetyltransferase, translating to MRFHSRPFRPEGQERVRALVLEGLAEHWGVLDPTANPDLENVAAAYRQGCFLVVWQDGEIVGTGALLPRGGHIVEIVRGSVRREWRRRGIGKALLHALCREAQRRGVRQLVLETTATWHDAIAFDRALGFKETRHADGNMYFALPVNACTRWD from the coding sequence ATGCGCTTCCACAGCCGCCCTTTTCGCCCAGAGGGCCAGGAAAGGGTTCGCGCCCTGGTTTTGGAAGGCCTGGCTGAGCATTGGGGCGTTCTGGATCCCACCGCCAACCCGGATCTGGAGAACGTCGCTGCCGCCTATCGCCAGGGGTGCTTCCTGGTGGTCTGGCAAGACGGTGAAATTGTGGGCACCGGGGCCTTGCTCCCCCGGGGAGGGCACATCGTGGAAATCGTGCGGGGCTCGGTACGCCGGGAGTGGCGCCGACGAGGCATCGGCAAGGCCCTCTTGCACGCTTTATGCCGGGAGGCCCAACGCCGTGGTGTCCGTCAGTTGGTTCTGGAGACCACAGCCACCTGGCACGATGCGATCGCCTTCGACCGCGCGTTGGGCTTCAAGGAAACGCGCCACGCCGACGGCAATATGTACTTTGCCCTTCCGGTGAACGCCTGCACCCGCTGGGATTGA
- a CDS encoding MBL fold metallo-hydrolase → MEITWYGHSCFRLTQRGLASVVTDPYNHTVVGYSPLKLKADVVTISHDAPGHNHLKAVHGVRYVVRGPGEYEIGGVFITGVRTNGRRRKEGEPLNTLYVIDFDGVTVAHLGDLRRVPTQAEVEALGPVHVLLLPVGGGGSLTPAKAAEVVNLLEPGIVIPMHYKTPNSPLDLAPLSRFLKEMGVADKEPLPSLKVRPSSIPDETQVVVLAYRR, encoded by the coding sequence ATGGAAATCACCTGGTACGGCCATTCCTGCTTTCGTCTCACCCAGCGAGGCCTGGCCTCGGTGGTCACCGATCCCTACAACCACACGGTGGTGGGCTACAGCCCCCTGAAACTCAAAGCCGATGTGGTCACCATCAGCCACGACGCTCCGGGCCACAACCACCTCAAAGCCGTGCACGGGGTGCGCTATGTGGTGCGCGGCCCCGGCGAGTACGAAATCGGCGGCGTATTCATCACCGGCGTGCGCACCAACGGTAGGCGCCGCAAAGAGGGCGAGCCGCTCAACACCCTCTATGTGATTGACTTCGACGGCGTCACCGTGGCCCATCTGGGGGATCTGCGCCGCGTGCCCACCCAGGCCGAAGTGGAGGCCCTGGGCCCTGTGCATGTGCTCCTGCTTCCGGTGGGCGGTGGGGGCAGCCTCACGCCGGCCAAAGCCGCCGAGGTGGTCAACCTCCTGGAGCCGGGGATCGTGATACCCATGCACTACAAAACCCCCAATTCCCCGTTGGACCTGGCTCCCCTTTCCCGGTTCCTCAAGGAAATGGGGGTGGCTGATAAAGAGCCGCTCCCCTCGCTCAAGGTCAGGCCCTCTTCGATTCCCGACGAGACCCAGGTTGTGGTCCTCGCTTATCGACGATAA
- the rsmG gene encoding 16S rRNA (guanine(527)-N(7))-methyltransferase RsmG, translating to MNLRRLVQTHFGLHLTLQQCAALETYKQELLGWNQRVNLTAIREPEAVDAKHFLDSLSCLRVLGRRPEQRIVDVGTGAGFPGLVLKIACPSWEVTLVEAVGKKVAFCRHIVETLGLEGVEVLHTRAEELGHDPAHREAYDWAVARAVARLPILAEYLLPLVRVGGAMLAQKGETGPAEAQEAEYAIRVLGGELDRVVPVEVPGVAEDRYLIVVRKVAPTPARLPRRAGVPAKRPLLPPKKGA from the coding sequence ATGAACCTTCGTCGGCTGGTCCAAACCCACTTTGGCCTCCATCTTACGCTTCAACAATGCGCCGCGCTGGAGACCTACAAACAGGAACTCTTGGGCTGGAACCAGCGCGTCAACCTCACCGCCATTCGCGAGCCCGAGGCGGTGGACGCCAAGCACTTTCTGGACTCCCTCAGTTGTTTGCGCGTCCTGGGGCGCCGTCCTGAACAACGCATCGTGGATGTGGGCACCGGGGCAGGATTCCCGGGCCTGGTGCTGAAAATCGCCTGCCCCTCCTGGGAGGTGACCCTGGTCGAAGCCGTGGGCAAAAAGGTGGCCTTTTGCCGCCACATCGTCGAAACCCTGGGCCTGGAGGGGGTAGAAGTGCTCCACACCCGCGCCGAGGAACTGGGGCACGATCCCGCCCACCGCGAAGCCTACGATTGGGCCGTAGCCCGCGCGGTGGCCCGCCTGCCCATCCTGGCCGAATATCTGCTGCCTTTGGTGCGCGTGGGCGGTGCCATGCTGGCCCAAAAAGGCGAAACCGGGCCGGCCGAGGCCCAGGAAGCGGAATACGCCATCCGCGTTCTGGGCGGCGAACTGGACCGTGTGGTTCCCGTAGAAGTCCCTGGCGTGGCCGAAGACCGCTACCTCATCGTGGTGCGCAAAGTGGCCCCCACCCCGGCCAGGCTCCCGCGTCGGGCCGGCGTCCCGGCCAAACGCCCCCTGCTCCCGCCGAAAAAGGGGGCCTGA